The proteins below come from a single Asanoa ferruginea genomic window:
- a CDS encoding carbohydrate ABC transporter permease, with amino-acid sequence MALPAFLMFVAFGIIPLIGVLVLSFTQWDGIGKINPAGFDSWRTVLSDPDLIHALWITFLIMALSWAFQTPISLLIGVYLAGHQRYREILAVIYFVPLLLSSAALAITYKALLDPNFGLGPGLKIPLLTQDWLGRDNLALGVVVFVVSWQFIPFHSLIYQSGVRQIPKAMYEASEIDGAGRVRQFFSITLPQLKYTVITSSTLMVVGSLTFFDLIFVLTAGGPGDATRALALDMYKRGFQANLMGPASAIAVILVLVGLALALLLRRLGGRDAAESQMEGV; translated from the coding sequence ATGGCGTTACCCGCCTTCCTGATGTTCGTCGCGTTCGGCATCATCCCGCTAATCGGTGTGCTGGTCCTCAGCTTCACCCAGTGGGACGGCATCGGAAAGATCAATCCGGCCGGGTTCGACAGTTGGCGCACCGTGCTCAGCGACCCCGACCTGATCCACGCGCTCTGGATCACGTTCCTGATCATGGCGCTGTCGTGGGCGTTCCAGACGCCGATCAGCCTGTTGATCGGCGTCTACCTCGCCGGGCACCAGCGCTACCGCGAGATCCTCGCGGTCATCTACTTCGTACCCCTGCTGCTCAGCTCTGCCGCCCTGGCCATCACCTACAAGGCTCTGCTCGACCCCAACTTCGGTCTGGGGCCGGGGCTGAAGATCCCGCTGCTGACCCAGGACTGGCTGGGCCGCGACAACCTCGCACTGGGCGTCGTGGTGTTCGTGGTCTCCTGGCAGTTCATCCCGTTCCACTCGCTGATCTACCAGAGCGGCGTGCGGCAGATCCCGAAGGCGATGTACGAGGCGTCCGAGATCGACGGCGCCGGCCGGGTGCGTCAGTTCTTCAGCATCACGTTGCCGCAGCTCAAATACACCGTCATCACGTCGTCGACGCTGATGGTGGTCGGCTCGCTGACCTTCTTCGACCTGATCTTCGTGCTCACCGCTGGTGGCCCGGGCGATGCCACCCGGGCGCTTGCCCTAGACATGTACAAGCGAGGTTTCCAGGCCAACCTAATGGGCCCGGCGAGCGCGATCGCGGTCATCCTGGTGCTGGTCGGCCTCGCACTCGCGCTGCTGTTGCGCCGCCTCGGCGGGCGCGACGCGGCCGAGAGCCAGATGGAAGGCGTGTGA
- a CDS encoding carbohydrate ABC transporter permease yields the protein MATTLTTAPQRATERRPSHRPALGGRRKLPNLPAGVAGLIWLLIVLIPLYWILITSLKTQDNYFITNPFAPPTDPTLDNYRMVIEADFVRYFVNSAIVTAGAVLPAVLISFMAAYAIVRASHRSRFLRWVNSVFLMGLAIPLQAVIIPVYLIIIRLKLYDTLLAIILPSIAFAIPLSVLVLGNFIRDVPRELFESMRMDGATEWGTLRHLAFPLVRPALVTVIIYNGLSIWNGFLLPLILTQSPDQRTLPLALWTFQGQFSINVPAVLASVVLTALPILALYAVGRRQLLSGLTAGFGK from the coding sequence GTGGCGACGACCCTGACGACGGCACCCCAGCGGGCGACCGAGCGGCGACCTTCGCACCGCCCCGCCCTCGGCGGCCGGCGCAAGTTGCCCAACCTGCCGGCCGGGGTGGCCGGCCTGATCTGGCTCCTGATCGTGCTGATCCCGCTCTACTGGATTCTGATCACGAGCCTCAAGACCCAGGACAACTACTTCATCACCAACCCGTTCGCGCCGCCGACCGACCCGACGCTCGACAACTACCGGATGGTGATCGAGGCCGATTTCGTCCGCTACTTCGTCAACAGCGCGATCGTGACGGCGGGCGCGGTGCTGCCGGCGGTGCTGATCTCCTTCATGGCGGCGTACGCGATCGTTCGGGCCAGCCACCGCAGCCGGTTCCTGCGCTGGGTCAACTCGGTCTTCCTGATGGGGCTCGCGATCCCGCTGCAGGCGGTGATCATCCCGGTCTACCTGATCATCATCCGGCTCAAGCTCTACGACACCCTGCTGGCGATCATCCTGCCGTCGATCGCGTTCGCGATCCCGCTGTCGGTGCTGGTGCTCGGCAACTTCATCCGTGACGTGCCGCGCGAGCTGTTCGAGTCGATGCGGATGGACGGCGCCACCGAGTGGGGCACGCTGCGCCACCTGGCCTTCCCGCTGGTGCGCCCGGCGCTGGTCACCGTGATCATCTACAACGGACTGAGCATCTGGAACGGCTTCCTGCTGCCGCTGATCCTGACCCAGAGCCCCGACCAGCGCACGTTGCCCCTGGCGCTGTGGACGTTCCAGGGCCAGTTCAGCATCAACGTGCCGGCCGTGCTGGCCTCGGTCGTGCTGACCGCCCTGCCGATCCTGGCCCTCTACGCCGTCGGCCGCCGGCAACTGCTCAGCGGACTTACCGCCGGCTTCGGCAAGTAA
- a CDS encoding transketolase: protein MTSTATIADLSTARDVARQLRVDSVRASTSAGSGHPTSSMSAADLLAVLVTRHFKYDWDDPANDANDHLIFSKGHASPLLYSVFKAVGVVSDEELMTGYRRFGQRLEGHPTPVLPWVDVATGSLGQGLPDGVGVALAGRYLDEVPYRVWVLCGDSEMAEGSMWEALDKAAYYRLSNLIAIVDVNRLGQSGPTELQWDLDAYARRAESFGARVIMIDGHDLDEIDQALQSATDRTDDRPTVILARTLKGRGFSEVENLEGWHGKPLPKEMADRAIRELGGESSLTVRGPRPVTEPPANRGAPLGGPPELPTYAVGDKVATRKAYGDALTAVGGSNPRIVALDGEVGNSTFSEEFAKAFGDRYFEMYIAEQQMVAAAVGLSVRRYIPFASTFAAFLSRAYDFIRMASISRADIRLVGSHAGVEIGADGPSQMALEDLAMLRAVQGSTVLYPSDAVCATALVRSMVDLPGVSYLRTTRGAYPVLYEAGESFPIGGSKVLRSGPSDAVTLIGAGVTLHQCLAAANALAADGIQARVIDLYSVKPIDTATLSDAVAATEGRIVVAEDHHPEGGLGSAVADALLAAGSPALRMSHLAVRELPGSGSTAEQLAAQGIDADHIAASARALTS, encoded by the coding sequence GTGACCAGCACAGCGACCATCGCCGACCTGTCCACCGCCCGCGACGTGGCCCGGCAGCTCCGGGTCGACTCGGTGCGGGCGAGCACGAGCGCCGGATCCGGCCACCCCACCTCCAGCATGTCGGCCGCCGACCTGCTCGCGGTGCTGGTCACCCGGCACTTTAAATACGACTGGGATGACCCGGCCAACGACGCCAACGATCACCTGATCTTCTCCAAGGGGCACGCGTCGCCACTGCTCTACTCCGTCTTCAAGGCGGTCGGGGTGGTCTCCGACGAGGAGCTGATGACCGGCTACCGGCGGTTCGGCCAGCGGCTCGAAGGGCACCCCACGCCGGTGCTGCCCTGGGTCGACGTGGCGACCGGCTCGCTGGGCCAGGGCCTGCCGGACGGCGTCGGCGTCGCGCTGGCGGGTCGCTACCTCGACGAGGTGCCTTACCGGGTCTGGGTGCTGTGCGGCGACAGCGAGATGGCCGAGGGCTCGATGTGGGAGGCGCTCGACAAGGCCGCCTACTACCGCCTGTCCAACCTGATCGCGATCGTCGATGTCAACCGGCTCGGCCAGAGCGGACCGACCGAACTGCAATGGGACCTCGACGCGTACGCCCGGCGGGCCGAATCGTTCGGTGCCCGGGTCATCATGATCGACGGGCACGACCTGGACGAGATCGACCAGGCCCTGCAGTCGGCGACGGACCGCACCGACGACCGCCCGACGGTGATCCTCGCCCGCACGTTGAAGGGCCGCGGCTTCAGTGAGGTGGAAAACCTCGAGGGCTGGCACGGCAAGCCGCTGCCGAAGGAGATGGCCGACCGGGCGATCCGCGAGCTCGGCGGGGAAAGCAGCCTGACGGTGCGCGGCCCGCGTCCGGTGACCGAGCCGCCGGCCAACCGCGGGGCCCCGCTCGGTGGACCGCCCGAGTTGCCTACCTACGCGGTCGGCGACAAGGTGGCCACCCGCAAGGCCTACGGCGACGCGCTCACCGCGGTCGGCGGCAGCAACCCGCGGATCGTGGCGCTCGACGGCGAGGTCGGCAACTCGACCTTCTCGGAGGAGTTCGCGAAGGCGTTCGGCGACCGCTACTTCGAGATGTATATCGCCGAACAGCAGATGGTCGCCGCCGCCGTCGGGCTGAGCGTACGGCGCTACATCCCGTTCGCGTCGACGTTCGCCGCATTCCTGTCCCGGGCGTACGACTTCATCCGGATGGCGTCGATCTCCCGTGCCGACATCCGGCTGGTGGGCTCGCACGCCGGCGTCGAGATCGGCGCCGACGGGCCGTCGCAGATGGCGCTGGAAGACCTGGCCATGCTGCGCGCCGTGCAGGGCTCGACCGTGCTCTACCCGAGCGACGCGGTCTGCGCCACGGCACTGGTGCGGTCCATGGTGGACCTACCTGGGGTCAGCTACCTGCGCACCACCCGCGGCGCCTACCCGGTGCTCTACGAGGCGGGCGAGTCGTTCCCGATCGGCGGCTCGAAGGTGCTGCGCTCCGGGCCGTCTGACGCGGTGACGCTGATCGGCGCCGGCGTCACCCTGCATCAGTGCCTCGCGGCCGCCAACGCGCTGGCCGCCGACGGCATCCAGGCCCGGGTGATCGACCTCTACTCGGTCAAGCCGATCGACACCGCGACGCTCAGCGACGCGGTGGCCGCCACCGAGGGTCGGATCGTCGTCGCCGAGGACCATCACCCGGAGGGCGGGCTCGGCTCGGCCGTGGCCGACGCGCTGCTCGCCGCCGGCTCACCGGCGCTGCGCATGAGCCACCTCGCGGTGCGTGAGCTGCCCGGCTCCGGCAGCACGGCCGAGCAACTCGCGGCCCAAGGCATCGACGCCGACCACATCGCGGCCAGCGCCCGCGCGTTGACGAGCTAG
- a CDS encoding UBP-type zinc finger domain-containing protein yields the protein MTEPLVRPEVPPSGTGCAECLDSGGWWLHLRRCATCGHIGCCDTSPAQHATQHATTTDHKIVRSFEPGEDWYYDYRTGEFLEGPPLAPPESHPLDQSVPGPAERVPPDWQRYLHT from the coding sequence GTGACCGAACCACTCGTGCGACCCGAGGTGCCCCCGTCCGGCACCGGATGCGCGGAATGCCTCGACAGCGGCGGTTGGTGGCTGCACCTGCGGCGCTGTGCCACGTGCGGCCACATCGGCTGCTGTGACACGTCACCCGCGCAGCACGCCACCCAGCACGCGACCACGACCGATCACAAAATCGTGCGTTCGTTCGAGCCCGGCGAGGACTGGTACTACGACTACCGGACCGGCGAGTTTCTCGAGGGTCCGCCGCTCGCCCCGCCGGAGAGCCACCCGCTCGACCAGAGTGTGCCCGGCCCGGCCGAGCGGGTGCCGCCGGACTGGCAGCGCTACCTGCACACCTAG
- a CDS encoding DedA family protein, with amino-acid sequence MSSLLDSLVDQRAVWVYVIVGLVVFAEDALFFGFILPGETAAILGGVAASLGHVSVLWMSVIVVAAAILGDTVGYEIGSRWGHRVLRVKVLRKRQKQVESARAFIARRGGPAVFLGRFIAFLRAFVPFGAGVAHMHYRKFLAYNAAGGVVWGVGSVLLGYLAGNSYTMIEGALGKWAAIAIGAVVVAGLLAWVIYRRVRERRSH; translated from the coding sequence GTGAGCAGCCTGCTCGACAGCCTGGTCGACCAGCGCGCGGTCTGGGTCTATGTGATCGTCGGCCTCGTCGTCTTCGCCGAAGACGCGTTGTTCTTCGGCTTCATCCTGCCTGGCGAGACCGCGGCCATTCTCGGCGGCGTCGCCGCCAGCCTCGGCCACGTCAGCGTGCTCTGGATGAGCGTCATCGTGGTCGCCGCGGCGATCCTCGGTGACACGGTGGGCTACGAGATCGGCTCCCGCTGGGGCCACCGGGTGCTGCGGGTCAAGGTGCTCCGGAAGCGCCAGAAACAGGTCGAGTCGGCCCGCGCGTTCATAGCCAGACGCGGCGGGCCGGCGGTCTTCCTCGGGCGGTTCATCGCGTTCCTGCGGGCGTTCGTCCCGTTCGGGGCCGGGGTGGCCCACATGCACTACCGCAAGTTCCTCGCCTACAACGCCGCTGGCGGCGTGGTCTGGGGCGTCGGCTCGGTGCTGCTGGGTTATCTCGCCGGCAACTCCTACACCATGATCGAAGGCGCCCTCGGCAAGTGGGCGGCGATCGCGATCGGCGCGGTCGTGGTGGCCGGGCTGCTGGCCTGGGTCATCTACCGCCGGGTCCGCGAGCGGCGCAGCCACTAG
- a CDS encoding TetR/AcrR family transcriptional regulator, translated as MGNRESLIAGAKQCLHDIGYTRTTARDIASAAGVSLAAIGYHFGSTRELLNQALMEALAEWGAELATELSGTDGSFEAVWAAVIDSVRTQRPLWTTQFELAGQVDRLPEVHEFLVAGQRQGRTELAGLFGAGGDGEEARLLGGLAQALLAGMAIQWLIDPEGALTPADLSAALRLAAARV; from the coding sequence ATGGGAAACCGGGAGAGTCTGATCGCCGGGGCCAAGCAGTGCCTGCACGACATCGGCTACACCCGCACCACGGCCCGCGATATCGCGAGCGCGGCCGGGGTCAGCCTGGCCGCGATCGGCTACCACTTCGGCTCCACCCGGGAGCTGCTCAACCAGGCGCTGATGGAGGCCCTGGCCGAGTGGGGCGCGGAGCTGGCGACCGAGCTGTCCGGCACCGACGGCTCGTTCGAGGCGGTCTGGGCAGCGGTGATCGACTCGGTGCGCACCCAGCGCCCGCTCTGGACCACCCAGTTCGAGCTGGCCGGCCAGGTCGACCGGCTCCCCGAGGTGCACGAGTTCCTGGTCGCCGGCCAGCGCCAGGGCCGCACCGAGCTGGCCGGCCTGTTCGGTGCCGGCGGTGACGGCGAGGAGGCCCGGCTGCTCGGCGGCCTGGCGCAGGCCCTCCTGGCCGGCATGGCCATCCAGTGGCTGATCGACCCCGAGGGCGCGCTGACCCCGGCCGACCTGTCCGCGGCGCTCCGGCTGGCAGCCGCCAGGGTCTAG
- a CDS encoding winged helix-turn-helix transcriptional regulator has protein sequence MTDECTAREVLDRVGGKWSIAIIVAAARGPARFTELERSIDGISRRMLALTLRNLERDGLLHRTVYPTVPPKVEYVATDLAREIYDALVTLTTWAERHRAEIAAARAAYDRRATAAAE, from the coding sequence ATGACCGACGAGTGCACCGCCCGCGAGGTGCTCGACCGGGTCGGCGGCAAGTGGAGCATCGCCATCATCGTCGCCGCGGCCCGTGGTCCGGCGCGGTTCACCGAGTTGGAGCGGTCGATCGACGGGATCAGCCGGCGGATGCTCGCGCTCACGCTGCGCAACCTCGAACGCGACGGCCTGCTGCACCGCACCGTCTACCCAACCGTCCCGCCGAAGGTCGAATACGTCGCCACCGACCTGGCCCGGGAGATCTACGACGCGCTGGTCACGCTGACCACCTGGGCCGAGCGGCACCGGGCCGAGATCGCCGCCGCCCGGGCCGCCTACGACCGACGGGCCACGGCCGCCGCGGAGTGA
- a CDS encoding pentapeptide repeat-containing protein produces the protein MELTADCARCAGLCCVVPAFAKSVDFAIDKPARQPCPNLGGDFRCGIHRDLRQKGFRGCTVYDCFGAGQHLTQETFGGADWRCRPEMLSAFPVMRELHELLFYLTAALELKLPSAQRAALETARAQTHELTGVTPADLIALDVAPRWAAVNDLLMRASAAVRATAPGPRRERRGADLVGKDLRRTDLRAANLRGAYLIGADLRDADLGWADLIGADLRDADLRGARLRTALFLTQPQVDSARGGHTTALPSGLHHPAHWAN, from the coding sequence ATGGAACTGACCGCCGACTGCGCGCGGTGCGCGGGGTTGTGCTGCGTGGTCCCGGCGTTCGCGAAATCCGTCGACTTCGCGATCGACAAGCCGGCCCGGCAGCCCTGCCCCAACCTGGGCGGCGACTTCCGCTGCGGGATCCACCGCGACCTGCGGCAGAAGGGCTTTCGGGGCTGCACGGTCTACGACTGTTTCGGCGCCGGCCAGCATCTGACCCAGGAGACCTTCGGGGGCGCCGACTGGCGCTGCCGGCCCGAGATGCTCAGCGCCTTCCCGGTCATGCGGGAACTGCACGAGTTGCTCTTCTACCTGACCGCGGCACTGGAACTGAAGCTGCCGTCGGCACAGCGCGCCGCGCTGGAGACGGCTCGGGCGCAAACCCATGAACTCACCGGGGTTACGCCGGCGGACCTGATCGCCCTCGACGTGGCGCCGCGCTGGGCCGCCGTCAACGACCTGCTGATGCGGGCCAGTGCCGCCGTGCGGGCGACCGCACCGGGCCCGCGCCGGGAACGCCGCGGCGCCGACCTCGTCGGCAAAGACCTGCGCCGCACCGATCTGCGGGCGGCCAACCTGCGAGGTGCCTATCTGATCGGTGCCGACCTGCGCGACGCCGACCTGGGCTGGGCCGACCTGATCGGGGCCGACCTACGCGACGCCGACCTGCGCGGCGCGCGCCTGCGGACGGCGTTGTTCCTCACCCAGCCGCAGGTCGACTCCGCGCGCGGCGGCCACACCACGGCCCTGCCGAGCGGCCTGCACCACCCGGCTCACTGGGCTAACTGA
- a CDS encoding adhesin: protein MLAVTDNAVAVIRDLTGQQNLPDGAGVRIASDPTQGALTMSLATSPQEGDQIVDTDGAKLFLDGEAARVLDDKSLDAAVDANGAVQFEVAEQLS, encoded by the coding sequence ATGCTCGCAGTGACTGACAACGCCGTCGCGGTGATCCGTGACCTCACCGGCCAGCAGAACCTGCCGGATGGCGCCGGCGTGCGCATCGCTTCCGACCCGACCCAGGGCGCGCTCACGATGAGCCTCGCGACCTCGCCCCAGGAAGGCGACCAGATCGTCGACACCGACGGCGCCAAGCTGTTCCTCGACGGCGAAGCCGCCCGGGTGCTCGACGACAAGTCCCTGGACGCGGCCGTCGACGCCAATGGCGCCGTGCAGTTCGAGGTCGCCGAACAGCTCAGTTAG
- a CDS encoding hydroxymethylglutaryl-CoA lyase — protein sequence MPGSVSIREVAPRDGLQNEDPVPAAAKVELLDKLSETGVRRIEAVSFVHPKAIPQMADADEVWAKVRKSPAVRYSALVPNSRGAQRALAAGFTEVEVVVSASDTHNKRNVNRSTAESLDDIAALIDELHGAGASAEVIVATSFGCPFEGDIDPKRVADIVDRVVADGADRIAFGDTTGMATPRRVADVVTAVRDRQPDIPVLLHFHNTRGTALANILTAMDLGITEFDASVGGLGGCPYAPGATGNVATEEVVHMLEDMGIDTGIDLDALIEAAALAQRIVGRELPSGVLRAGPRTRLVS from the coding sequence TTGCCCGGCTCTGTATCCATCCGCGAGGTCGCACCCCGGGATGGGCTGCAGAACGAGGATCCGGTGCCCGCCGCGGCCAAGGTAGAGCTGCTGGACAAACTGTCTGAAACGGGCGTCCGCCGGATCGAAGCCGTGTCGTTCGTCCACCCGAAGGCGATTCCGCAGATGGCCGACGCCGACGAGGTGTGGGCGAAGGTGCGCAAGTCACCAGCGGTGCGCTATTCGGCTCTGGTGCCCAACTCGCGCGGCGCGCAGCGCGCCCTGGCGGCCGGGTTCACCGAGGTCGAGGTGGTCGTCTCGGCCAGCGACACGCACAACAAGCGCAACGTCAACCGATCCACCGCCGAGTCGCTCGACGACATCGCGGCGCTGATCGACGAGTTGCACGGCGCGGGCGCCAGTGCCGAGGTGATCGTGGCGACCAGCTTCGGCTGCCCGTTCGAGGGCGACATCGACCCCAAGCGGGTCGCCGACATCGTCGACCGGGTGGTCGCCGACGGCGCCGACCGGATCGCGTTCGGTGACACCACCGGCATGGCGACCCCACGCCGGGTCGCCGACGTGGTCACCGCCGTGCGCGACCGCCAGCCCGACATCCCGGTGCTGCTGCATTTCCACAACACCAGGGGCACGGCGCTGGCCAACATCCTGACCGCGATGGACCTGGGCATCACCGAGTTCGACGCGAGCGTTGGCGGCCTCGGCGGCTGCCCCTACGCGCCGGGCGCGACCGGCAACGTGGCCACCGAAGAGGTGGTGCACATGCTCGAAGACATGGGCATCGACACCGGCATCGACCTCGACGCGCTGATCGAGGCGGCGGCGCTGGCGCAGCGGATCGTCGGCCGAGAGTTGCCGTCGGGCGTGTTGCGCGCGGGGCCGCGTACCCGATTGGTGTCATGA
- a CDS encoding helix-turn-helix domain-containing protein, giving the protein MKVEDLVRLRRARDLIDREYPRPLDVPALARAALMSPSHFARQFRAAFGETPYQYLMTRRIERAQALLRRGDLSVTEVCLAVGATSLGSFSSRFTELVGESPSAYRARDHSRLAAVPACVAQRLSRPTKAGLEKRRAVARA; this is encoded by the coding sequence ATGAAGGTCGAAGATCTGGTCCGGTTGCGCCGCGCCCGCGACCTGATCGACCGCGAATACCCGCGCCCGCTCGACGTGCCCGCGCTGGCCCGCGCGGCGCTGATGTCGCCGTCGCACTTCGCCCGGCAGTTCCGCGCCGCGTTCGGCGAGACGCCCTACCAATATCTGATGACCCGGCGGATCGAGCGGGCCCAGGCGCTGCTGCGCCGCGGCGACCTGTCGGTCACCGAAGTCTGCCTGGCGGTGGGCGCGACCTCGCTGGGCTCGTTCAGCAGCCGGTTCACCGAGTTGGTCGGGGAGAGCCCGTCGGCATACCGGGCCCGCGACCATTCGCGGCTGGCGGCCGTGCCGGCGTGCGTCGCGCAGCGGCTGAGCCGCCCGACAAAAGCAGGTCTGGAGAAGCGCCGCGCGGTCGCGCGGGCCTAG
- a CDS encoding VOC family protein, whose amino-acid sequence MNLTLSHTFITVDDQDKALAFYRDVLGLEVLTDVAMDDWGMPWRWITLGVPGQPGIEIGLDPLASKAPADQEPLRALVAKGALAALIFETDDCDATFEKVREAGAEVLQEPIDQPYGVRDCAFRDPSGNMVRFSGRRS is encoded by the coding sequence ATGAACCTGACGCTTTCGCACACCTTCATCACCGTCGACGACCAGGACAAGGCGCTCGCGTTCTACCGCGACGTGCTGGGTCTCGAGGTGCTCACCGACGTGGCCATGGACGACTGGGGGATGCCCTGGCGGTGGATCACCCTCGGGGTGCCGGGCCAGCCGGGCATCGAGATCGGGCTCGACCCGCTCGCCAGCAAGGCACCCGCCGACCAGGAGCCGCTGCGCGCGCTGGTGGCCAAGGGCGCCCTGGCCGCGCTGATCTTCGAGACCGACGACTGCGACGCCACCTTCGAGAAGGTCCGGGAGGCGGGTGCGGAGGTGTTGCAGGAGCCGATCGACCAGCCCTACGGGGTGCGTGACTGCGCGTTCCGCGACCCGTCGGGCAACATGGTCCGGTTCAGCGGGCGCCGGTCATGA
- a CDS encoding FAD binding domain-containing protein produces MIPPSFDYAAPTTVDEAVSTLRDAGEDAKVIAGGQSLIPLLRMRFAAPSTLVDLGGIDELREVRDDGDALVIGSMVTHATVLRDPLVNEHTPLLAQATATVADRQVRHRGTFAGSLAHADPAGDLPAVALVLGAELEIAGPGGRRTVPAGEFFVDYLESVLAPDEVLVAVRVPKQGAWSGAYEKFNRVAQGWALVGVAAMVKRDNGTITEARVALTNMGSTPLRATATESALAGADSGEAIGAAAAHAAEGTRPGDDLSASADYRRHLATVLTKRAVASLV; encoded by the coding sequence ATGATCCCACCGTCGTTCGACTACGCGGCGCCGACGACCGTCGACGAGGCGGTGTCGACGCTGCGCGATGCCGGTGAAGACGCCAAGGTGATCGCCGGCGGGCAGAGCCTGATCCCGTTGCTGCGGATGCGGTTCGCCGCGCCGAGCACCCTGGTCGACCTCGGCGGCATCGACGAGCTGCGCGAGGTCCGCGACGACGGCGACGCGCTGGTCATCGGCTCGATGGTGACCCACGCCACGGTGTTGCGCGATCCGCTGGTCAACGAGCACACACCGCTGCTCGCGCAGGCCACCGCGACGGTGGCCGACCGGCAGGTGCGGCACCGCGGCACGTTCGCCGGCTCGCTGGCGCACGCCGACCCGGCGGGCGACCTGCCGGCCGTGGCGCTGGTGCTCGGCGCCGAGTTGGAGATCGCCGGGCCGGGTGGCCGGCGGACCGTCCCGGCCGGCGAGTTCTTCGTCGACTACCTGGAGAGCGTGCTGGCGCCCGACGAGGTGCTGGTCGCGGTGCGGGTGCCCAAGCAGGGCGCCTGGTCGGGCGCCTACGAGAAGTTCAACCGGGTCGCACAGGGCTGGGCCCTGGTCGGCGTGGCCGCCATGGTCAAGCGCGACAACGGCACCATCACCGAGGCCCGGGTCGCGCTCACCAACATGGGTTCGACGCCGTTGCGGGCGACCGCCACGGAGTCGGCGCTGGCCGGCGCCGACAGCGGCGAAGCGATCGGCGCCGCGGCCGCACACGCGGCCGAGGGCACCAGGCCGGGCGACGACCTGTCGGCCAGCGCCGACTATCGCCGCCACCTCGCGACGGTGCTCACCAAGCGCGCGGTCGCCAGCCTGGTCTGA